A single region of the Eulemur rufifrons isolate Redbay chromosome 8, OSU_ERuf_1, whole genome shotgun sequence genome encodes:
- the LOC138389529 gene encoding large ribosomal subunit protein eL42-like: protein MVKVSKTHWTFSKKCVKYQSHIVTQYKKGKDSLYVQRKWCYDRKQSGHGGQTKPIFWTKAKTTKKIVLRHECVKSTCRCKRMLAIKRCKHFELGGDKKRKGPVIQF, encoded by the coding sequence ATGGTAAAGGTTTCTAAAACCCACTGGACTTTCTCTAAAAAGTGTGTCAAGTACCAATCCCACATAGTGACACAGTACAAGAAGGGCAAGGATTCTTTGTATGTCCAGAGAAAGTGGTGTTATGACAGGAAGCAGAGTGGCCATGGTGGGCAGACTAAGCCAATTTTCTGGACCAAAGCTAAAACTACCAAGAAGATTGTGCTGAGGCATGAGTGTGTCAAGTCCACCTGCAGATGTAAGAGAATGTTGGCTATTAAGAGATGCAAGCATTTTGAATTAGGaggagataaaaagagaaagggcCCAGTGATCCAGTTCTAA